Part of the Hyphomicrobium album genome is shown below.
CGGCCATCAATCTCGCGGCTCCCCCTTCCACGGGCGGCGCGGCGAAGGGCAGCGCCACCGAGGTCACGCGCGCCGTCCAGCGCGAGCTGCAGATCCGCGGCTATGAGACCGGCGGAAGCGACGGCATTGCCGGGCTCATGACCCGCGGCGCCATCATGGCCTATGAGTACGATCACAACCTGCCGCTGTCGGGGCAGCCCAGCGATCGTCTCCTCAAGGCGATCATCCTCGGTGAAGCGGGCAAGGCGAAGGGCAAGGGCGGCGAGGTGAAAACGGCCGAGGCGCAGGACGTCGTCCGCTCGGTTCAGCGCTCGCTCGTCAAGCTCGGCTACAAGCCGGGTGCTGCCAACGGCCGGCTGACGCCGGACACTCTGCGGGCCATCCGCGCCTTCGAAGGCGACCAGGCGCTCCCCGAAACGGGCCGCATCTCGGGCCCGCTGATCGCCCGCCTATTGCGCCTGTCGGGTGACGGCCGAGTGGCCGCCGCGCCTTAGCGCCGCTTTGCCAGCGCGGCCGGTGTGACTAGAGTGCCGGCCATGCGACTGCGCGCGGAATTCTGGGTGAAGGGCTATATCCGCCGGTGTGCCATCGAGGGCGCGTCGGCGGTCGTCGTGCGCCACGGCGACGACGACGCCGGCGCCATCTTCATCAAGGTCGATCGCCTCGACGGGAGTTGCCTCGTCTTCGGTCCTGCGCCGGCCGGGCTCGACGGCGCGGATAGCGATCGCCGGTGGACCGCCCCGCTCGGGCCGGCCGTCGTCGACACCGCCAAGGCGGACGAGTTCCTCGCGCGTGAAGCGCGGTTCGATACGGACCTCTGGCTCATCGAGGTCGAGGACCGCCGCGGTCGGCACTTCCTGGATGACAGTCTCGTCACAGCCTCCGACTAACCGTTACGCGGCGTTTAGGTTTTGGTAACGCCTAGGCTTGCCAACTTGTACACTGTGATTCTCGTTGCTCGCGTCGAAGAGACTTGACGACGCGCGCGAATCACTGGGCCGCCATGTCAACGGGGGAAGCACATGGCACAGATACTCAGCTTTCGTACCCAAGAGTATAGATCCAGCGACGCCGGGGCGCGTCGTGTCGGCATTTCCGCAGAAGTCATTTTATTTCCGGGCGTCCGTTACGAGCGCTGGGGCGATCGCGATGCGGCAGCGGCAAGCGCTGACCGCGATGCGGCGCGCGACGTGCTCGAGCTCGCCGAATAGTTCACCGCGTACTTGATGGATCAGAAGGAACGCGCGGCGCAGTGCGCGTCCTGCAGCACGGCTTCGACCTGCCGCTGGTAGGCGAAGCCCTTGTCGGGACCCCGCACGATGACGATGCCGCGCGTCGCGGACACAGCCGTCGGCGGCTGCACGTCGCGAGCAATGCCGCGCGCCTCGGGCGTGACGCCGAGGAACGCGTCTTCCGAAGGCACCAGAGCCAGAGTGATCGGCGTCGGGCGCGATGGCACCGACGCGGCGGCGTAGATGTTGTCGCCTTGCGGCGTCATCACCGTCAGCGTCCAGCCGAGATCGGGCGGCAAGGTGGCGGCCACGCTGACCGGTCCGCCCCTGGCGTCGAAACGGCACATGGCATAACGCGCATCCGGCGACATGAAGGGCACCGGTTCGGCGCCCGGAGCGGCGACGCTGAGAACCTGCATGCGATTGACCGGCAGCCCGGGCGCGAGCCGGCTGTACGCAGAGGCAGCTGTCAGATACGGCGACGCCAGCGTCGCGCAGATGTGCAGAATCCCAGCGGCGACGGGTGCCGCGAGAATGAGCTGCCAATTGGCGCGCGATAGAACTTCGGCAATCTTCATCGGCATTGCACGCGGCGTATGACGGGCAGCACGCGCGCCTGTTCGGTCTTTCCAAGCATCGGCGTCGCCCCCTCGAAGGTCGTGTACATCAGCGCAAGGCGCCCGGCGCCGCCGGTCGGTAGCCAGTTGCCCGGGCTCGCCTCGCGTCCCAACCCAACCGCGAAGCTGCCGTCGGGACGCAGCGCGACCGACTGGCTGGTGTAGGCGTGGCGCTGCGCGGCGTTTGAAATGAGGTCGCCGCGATCATTGAAGACGGTGAGGCTCCACCAGTGGTCACTGGCGTCGCGACCCTCGACGACATAGTCGCACGAGGAGTGCAGCCGGTTCCCCTCGCTGTCGGTATAGGCAAGGTAGGTGAGTGCCAGATCGCTGGTGAGCTGCAGCGTGCCCAGTCGCGCGAAGTGCGCGCGCGTGTAGGGATCGGCGTCCGCCTTGCCGGATGACGTCCACGCAACCCACGGCCCGTGGCGTTCGGTCGTCAGCTTGGTGCCGACGTCGACCATGTACCAACTGGTGCCGAGGCCGAGGATCAGCACCGCGCCGAGGAAGGCCGCCCAGTCGCCCAGTATCCCGATGAACATCGAGATGCGCTTCTGCAGGCGATGCAGACCGACGTGAACGGGGGTGAGGGCGCTATGGGACAGCACGTGCGGGCGTTCCATCGAGTGGCGGCTGAGCGACGCCTAAGGTTGCGCGGCGATGATCGGCAGGCACGGTGCCGTCAGCCCGCTTGTTGGGCGGCGGGGGCGGCGGTGATCCCGGTGTGCTGCCGGTACTGTTCGGTGTGGTGGATGGCGGCGGCTCGGCGATGCCGCCGGCCTTGCGCAATGCCGCGGCCGTCTTGCGCAGCGCGTCGCGGGCCTGGTCGGACATCAGGCTCGAGCTCGTGCGCTGCGTCTCCGGCCCCGCCGCCGCACCTTCGGGGTGGATGGCGGCGATGCGCTGCTGCTCGGAAACCTGGACCGGGTGCGGCTGCAAGCCGGGGATGGTCGGGATGTTCATGTCGGTATGCACGACCGACATGAACGAGTGCCACACGGGAGAGGCGAAAACACCGCCCGTCGTGCCTCCCGACATCGGCCGGTTGTCGTCGTTGCCGAGCCAGACGACGCCGACGTACTTGCCGGTGAAGCCGACGAACCAAGCGTCCTTCGGGCCAGTCGACGTGCCCGTCTTGCCGGCGACATTGGTGAAATCGAGCTGCGCCCGCTGGCCGGTGCCCTCGGTCACGACCTTGTTCATCATCCAGTTGAGGCCCTCGGCGACCTTGCGCTCAACGACCTGCGGCGCCTCGGGCTCGTCGCGGTCGCGGCTGTAGACGAGGTCGCCCTTCGAGCTGACGAGGTCGAGGATCGCGTACGGCTTGGCGAGCTTGCCGCCGTTGGCGAAGGTGGCGAGGCCGCCGCCGTGCTCGAGCGGGCTGATGCCGTAGTCGCCGAGCGCCATGGAGCAGGTCTTGCGGATGCCGGTAATCCCGACGCGCTGCGTCATCTCGATGACCTTGTCGCGTCCGACCGCGAACGACAGCTCGGCCGCGACCGTGTTGAGCGACTTCGCCAGCGCGTTCCACAGCGGCATGCGCCCGCCGCCGCCGTGACTGCCGCCGTAGTTCTGCGGATGCCAGCGGCCGCAACTGCGCGAGGCGTCGCGCACGGACGTGGTCGGGGTGTAGCCGTTCTCCAGCGCGGCGGCATAGACGTAAATCTTGAACGACGAGCCCGGCTGGCGCCTAGCGTGCGTGGCGCGGTTGAACTGGCTTTCGCCATAGTCCGGGCCGCCGGTGATGGCGCGCACGGCACCGTCCGTCTCCATCAAGACGATAGCGCCGCTGCCGATGCGGTTGCCGCGGTAGTTGCGCAGCGCTTGCGTAAGCGCCTCGTCCGTCGCCTTCTGCATGTTGAGGTCGACGGTGGTGCGGGCCGTCAGCACGTATGCGCCGCGGCCGGCAGCGATGCGCTGCACCTCCTCGAAGGCCCAGTCGAGGAACCAGTCGGGACTGTTTGGGTTGCGGGTTTCGATGGTCTTGGCCGGGTGGACGCGCGCCCAATGGACTTGTCCGGCGGTGTAGAAGCCGGCTTCGACGAGGTTGTTCAAGACCTCGTTGGTGCGCGCCCGCGAGGCCGGCAGGTTGACGTGCGGGGCGTACTTCGTCGGCGCCTTGAAGAGGCCGGCGAGCAAGGCGGCCTCGGCGAGATTGATCTGGCGCACCGACTTGCCGAAGTAGAATTGCGCGGCCGCCTCGACCCCGAAGGCGCCGCCGCCCATGTAGGCGCGGTCGAAGTAGAACTTCAGGATGTCCCGCTTGGAGAAGCGGCTCTCGAGCAGCAGGGCGAGGAACGCTTCCTTGATCTTGCGCTGGAAGGAGCGCTCGGACGACAGGAAGAGGTTCTTGGCGACCTGCTGGGTGATGGACGAGCCGCCCTGCACGACCTCGTTGGCCTGCAGGTTGGTGGCAAGCGCGCGGAAGGTACCGTAGACGTCGATGCCCCAGTGCTCGAAGAAGCGCCGGTCCTCGGTGGCGAGCGCGGCCTTGACCATGGCATCGGGAATTTCGTCGAGCGGCACCGCGTCGTTATGCAGGATGCCGCGTTTGCCGATCTCGTTGCCGTTCTGGTCGAGGAACTTCACGGCGAACTGGCCGGTGAGGAACTTGCCCTCGTTGAATTCGTGGAAGGCGGGGATGGCGAGGGCGTACATGACGACGAAGCCGCCGGCGCCGAGCGACAGGCCCTCCGAGGCCGCTTCGTTCAGGAGACGCTTCCAGCCGGTAATCTTGAAGCGCGAGAAAAAGCTCGTGCCGGCGTTCCATACGTCGCGGAACCGCTCCCAGCTCTCGGCGATCGTGGAGTCGATCTTGGAGTCGAGGCTGAGCCAGTCGATGACCCGCTCACGCCGTCCGCGCTTGAAAAGCCAATCCTGCACGTCGATTGCTGTCCCGGGGTCCGCTTCCACCGCCCCATATGGCGCCGCCCTTTGGCGGGCTTGAGGCGCGACTCAGTCGCGTTCGTTGAACGAGGTTACTTATACATAAGGCCGGGTGGAGATGTTAAGGCCGGACTCCGCGGAAAAACCGCTTGAATGGCGCTAGTTACCACGTCTTTTGGCGGGAGTAGGCGCGGCAGGCTCCGGCTGGGCGAGCGGACGGCGGTAGTTCCCGCTGTCGAGCGCTGGCTTCCGTCTCGGCTGGCGAGCGGCTGGGTGCCGAAAGTCGGCAACCCAGCCGTCGCACCGCTGACACCTTTGGAGCGACCCGGGGCGTCAGACGTTCAGTTCATGGGAAGTGAAGGACGCGAACTGCCCCTCGAACGCCGTCCGGGCGTCGCGGTTCCGGGATTTCAGGGCGATCTTGCGCCTTCGATGCCGGTTGTTGCCCGTCGGCACCAGCGATCTGAGCGCGCGTAGCCCCCCATGGTGCGACCAGCGGGCAATGAATACCCCCGTGTCGGAGGCGTC
Proteins encoded:
- a CDS encoding transglycosylase domain-containing protein codes for the protein MQDWLFKRGRRERVIDWLSLDSKIDSTIAESWERFRDVWNAGTSFFSRFKITGWKRLLNEAASEGLSLGAGGFVVMYALAIPAFHEFNEGKFLTGQFAVKFLDQNGNEIGKRGILHNDAVPLDEIPDAMVKAALATEDRRFFEHWGIDVYGTFRALATNLQANEVVQGGSSITQQVAKNLFLSSERSFQRKIKEAFLALLLESRFSKRDILKFYFDRAYMGGGAFGVEAAAQFYFGKSVRQINLAEAALLAGLFKAPTKYAPHVNLPASRARTNEVLNNLVEAGFYTAGQVHWARVHPAKTIETRNPNSPDWFLDWAFEEVQRIAAGRGAYVLTARTTVDLNMQKATDEALTQALRNYRGNRIGSGAIVLMETDGAVRAITGGPDYGESQFNRATHARRQPGSSFKIYVYAAALENGYTPTTSVRDASRSCGRWHPQNYGGSHGGGGRMPLWNALAKSLNTVAAELSFAVGRDKVIEMTQRVGITGIRKTCSMALGDYGISPLEHGGGLATFANGGKLAKPYAILDLVSSKGDLVYSRDRDEPEAPQVVERKVAEGLNWMMNKVVTEGTGQRAQLDFTNVAGKTGTSTGPKDAWFVGFTGKYVGVVWLGNDDNRPMSGGTTGGVFASPVWHSFMSVVHTDMNIPTIPGLQPHPVQVSEQQRIAAIHPEGAAAGPETQRTSSSLMSDQARDALRKTAAALRKAGGIAEPPPSTTPNSTGSTPGSPPPPPPNKRADGTVPADHRRATLGVAQPPLDGTPARAVP
- a CDS encoding peptidoglycan-binding domain-containing protein encodes the protein MLPKRMTVQLIAFLVLSGGVAANVFFLQTSGRGAPSARVSDTTAWNIAAIEAAEFNTGSIERGARDTTQAPAINLAAPPSTGGAAKGSATEVTRAVQRELQIRGYETGGSDGIAGLMTRGAIMAYEYDHNLPLSGQPSDRLLKAIILGEAGKAKGKGGEVKTAEAQDVVRSVQRSLVKLGYKPGAANGRLTPDTLRAIRAFEGDQALPETGRISGPLIARLLRLSGDGRVAAAP
- a CDS encoding DUF1491 family protein is translated as MRLRAEFWVKGYIRRCAIEGASAVVVRHGDDDAGAIFIKVDRLDGSCLVFGPAPAGLDGADSDRRWTAPLGPAVVDTAKADEFLAREARFDTDLWLIEVEDRRGRHFLDDSLVTASD
- a CDS encoding DUF1214 domain-containing protein, which produces MLSHSALTPVHVGLHRLQKRISMFIGILGDWAAFLGAVLILGLGTSWYMVDVGTKLTTERHGPWVAWTSSGKADADPYTRAHFARLGTLQLTSDLALTYLAYTDSEGNRLHSSCDYVVEGRDASDHWWSLTVFNDRGDLISNAAQRHAYTSQSVALRPDGSFAVGLGREASPGNWLPTGGAGRLALMYTTFEGATPMLGKTEQARVLPVIRRVQCR